From the Halobacterium zhouii genome, the window GACGAGGACCACGCCCGCGAAGTTCGCGCGTCGATGCTCGCGAACCGCGCCGGGCACGGCGACGCGTTCGCGGAGGTGGAGGACTTCACGACGCTCGAGGATTTCGTCGAGGACACCGGGATGACCGACGACGAGTTCATGGCGCAATCGGGCGTGGACACCGACGAGGTGGCCGCTGCGGGCGAGCGCGCCGAGCAGTCCACGCGGAGTCTCGGGAAGCGCGCGGCCGTCGAGACGGCGCTCCGGGAACTCGACCAACCGACCGAGGACGAAGTGAAGGCGTTCGCGGCCGAGCACGGCGTCGAGGGGGAGTACGTGGAGCGCGCGCTGTCGAAGTTCGAGCGAGCGGGCGAGGTCTCGAAGTCCGGGGGACGGTACCGCCGGCTCTGATCCGACAGCGACGCGCCTGTGGCGCGTTTACTGAGCCCTACAGCGGGAGTTCGCCGACGCCGCGCCAGAGCGTCAGCGCGAGCACGAGCACCGTGAGCAGCAACTTCAGCACGCGGAGCGTGCGCACCGCTCGCGACGGTGATTTGCCGTCAGCGCTAGGGTCGTCGAGCGTGCGCATATTACTCGAAACGCCGGCTGGAAAAATAACCCTGTGCCTGCACCGGGATGAAAGTGAAAGTGTCTGGGCGGGTGTCGAGAGCGTCCAGACGGGGGTGCGATGGCCCGGTCACGCGGTGAGCACGAGCGTGACGAGGCCGACGACGCCGACCCCGCAGAGCCAGCAGACGACCTGAAGCGCGTTCGGAACGGGCAGGTGGCCGGCGCGGTAGTCGTTCGGGTCTCCCGCCGAGAAACCGATGCGGGTGCTCGCCGCCACCGTCTCGATGCCGGAGTCCGTGATGCCGACGATGGCGGGCACGATGAACGCCGCGAGGGCGAACATGAGGGCGCCGAGCAACTTCAGCGGGAACGCGACGACGACGGCGAGCGCGACGGTGAGCACGCCCGTCAGTCCACCCCACCCGATGCCGTACTGGAGCGCCGTGCCGCGCACGTCGACGTCTGACATGGTCGGTGGTACGCACCCCGGAACGTAAATGTTGGCTCCCAGAGGGGTTGCGTGTGGCTGGGTTCAGTGGACGGCGTCGGCGTCCAGATTCAGGGGGGCGAGTTCAGCGCCCAAGGTCCTCGTGCGCCGAGGAGAGGTGGCGGGACGCCAGCGCCGCGAGCAGACTGAGTTCGCCCGCGAGCGCGCCGGCGGCGATGACCTCCGCGAGCGCGTCGGCGTTCGACCCAGCGGGGTCACCGCCGCCGCGCACCCCGAGCACGTCGAGGGCCTCGCGCTGGGTCGGGAGTTTCGTGCCGCCGCCGACGGTGCCGACCTCCAGGGACGCTAGATTCACCGACGCGTAGAGCTCGTTTTCCCTGGCCTCGACGGTGGTGATGCAGTTCGCGCCCTCGACGACCTGTGCTGCGTCCTGCCCGGTCGCGAGGAACACCGCGGCGACCACGTTCGCGGCGTGCGCGTTGAACCCGAGACTCCCGGCCTTCGCGCTCCCGATGAGGTTCTTGCGCGTGTTCGCCTCCTCGATGGCCTCGGGCGTCGTGCCGAAGCGCTCCTCGACGACGTCCGCGGGGATGTGGACGTCGGCGGTGACGGTGCGTCCGCGGCCCTCGACGGCGTTGATGGCGGCGGGCTTCTTGTCCGCACAGAGGTTCCCGGAGAGCGCGACGAGTTCCGCGGGCGTCTCCGCCTCGACGACGTCCGCGGCGGCGCCCGTGGCGATGGTCGCCATGTTCATCCCCATCGCGTCCTTCGTATCGTAGCTGAACCGGAGGAAGACGTTGTCGCCGACGACGTACGGCGTCACGCCGGTGAGTTTCCCGTGGCTCGTCGTGGATTCGGCGGCCTCCCGGAGCGCGTCGACGTTCTCCTCGACCCACTCCGCGACGTCAGCGCCCTCGCGCACGTCCTCGACGCGGAAGACGGGCGCCCGCGTCATCCCGGTCTTCGTGACCCGAGCGTTCGCGCCGCCCGCCGTCGTAATCGCCGAGCAGCCCCGATTGACGGACGCGACGAGCGCGCCCTCCGTGGTGGCCAGCGGCAGGTAGTACTCGTCGTCCGCGGCGCCGCCGTTCACGGCCAGCGGTCCCGCGACGCCCATCGGCAACTGCGCACCGCCCGCGAGGTTCTCGACGGCGGTTTCGCTGGCCTGTTCGGCGTCGAACGCGAACGAGCCGATGGCGTCCAGGTCGACGCCGGTCTCCCGGGCGAGGAGTTCACGACGCGCCGCGGCGGCGGTGTCGGCGTCGGCGTGGTCTTCGAGTTCGTAGAGTCGGAGGTCACCGGACTGCACGCGGTCTGCGAGCCCCGAGGCGTCGGTCATGCGTGGAGTTCGTCGGGCGGACGCCCTGAAGGTTGTCCTTTGTCGAGCGGCCCGGCCAGCGCGGACGAACGTCTGGTTCCCGAACGACTTTGGCGTCGCGGGTCCCGCGAACTGGTATGACTGCGGCCGCCGACCTGATTCTGCGCAACGGCGAGGTGCACACGCTTGCCGACCCGGACGAGACGCACGAGGCCGTCGCCGTGCGGGACGGGCGCGTCGTGCGCCTGGCCAGCGACTACGAGATCGAGTTCCTGGAGGGCGTCGAGACGGAGGTGGTCGACCTCGACGGACGCGTCCTGCTGCCCGGATTCGTGGACGCCCACACGCACATGGAGACCGTCGGACAGTACGGCGTCCACGCCGACCTCCGGGGCGCGAGCGGGCCCGAGGAGGTCGTGGAGCGACTGCAGGTGCGCGCGGACGAACTGGCCGAGGGCAGCGAGAACGACGCCGGCGGCTGGGTGCTGGGCTTCGGCTACGACGAGAGCACGTGGAACGCGAGCGAGGGGACGGACGCCGCCGACCTCACCGCGGGCGACCTGGACCGCGTGAGCGAGGACCGGCCTGTTGCGGCCATCCGCGAAGACATGCACACGGCGACGGTGAACAGCGCCGTCATCAGCGAGTACGGCGACGACATGCCCGACGGCGACGTGATGGGTGGCGGCCGCATCGTGGAGGACGCCGTCGAGGTCGTCTACGACGCCACCGACCCGGACTCCACGGAGACGAAGGACCTCCTGCGAGCGGCCCAGCGCGAAGCCAACAGCCTCGGCGTGACCTGCGTCCACGACATGGTGCGACAGTCCCACTCGCCGCGGGCGTTCCGCGAGTTGGACGAATCCGGCGAGCTCTCGGTTCGCGTGCGCCTGAACTACTGGACGGACCACCTCGACGCCGTCCTGGAGACCGGTCTGGCGACGAACCACGGGAGCGAGATGGTTGAGGTCGGGGGCATCAAGTCGTTCACGGACGGGAGTTTCGGTGGGCGAACCGCGAAGCTCTCGGAATCGTACGCGGACGACCCGGACGAGACAGGGAAGTGGGTTGTCGACCCCGAGGAACTGGAGTCGGTCGTCGAGCGCGTGGACGACGCTGGTCTCCAGATGACCGTCCACGCAATCGGCGACGAGGCCGTCGACGCGGTGTTGGACGCCTACGAGGCCTGCGCAGGCGAGTCGGGTGACGGGAGCGTGCGCGACCGCCGCCACCGCATCGAACACGCCGAACTAGCGAGCGACGACGCCATCGAGCGCATGGCCGACCTGGGTGTCGTGGCGTCGATGCAGCCGAACTTCCTGAAGTGGGCGGGCGAGGACGGCCTCTACGAGGACCGCCTCGGCACCGAGCGCCGGAAGGCATCGAACCGATTCGCGGCGTACCGCGAGGCGGGCGTGCCCCTCGCGTTTGGCAGCGACTGCATGCCACTCGACCCGCTTCTCGGCGTCCACCACGCGGTCAACGCGCCCGCAGACTCACAGCGACTCGGCGTGACCGACGCGCTCCGCGCGTACACCTCGGGCGGCGCGTACGCCGGATTTGCGGCGGACGAGATGGGCACGCTCCGGGAGGGCGTGCTCGCGGACTTCGTCGTGCTCGCGGACTCGCCGTGGGAGCACCCGGAGTCGATTCGGGACGTGAACGTGGACGCGACGGTCGTGGGCGGCGACGTCGTGTACCGGCAGGACGCGTGAGAAGAGCGCTATTCGAGTAGCGACTCGCCAGTCATCACGTCAGGTTGCTCGACGTCGAGCAGGGAGAGCAGCGTGGGAGCCACGTCGCGGAGCGCGCCGTCCTCGCGGACGGTAAATCCACCATCGTCGTCCCTGTTGCCCTCACTGGGCGCTACATGGACGAACGGCACGGGGTTGAACGTGTGCGCGGTGTGGGGTTCCGCCTCGGTGCCCATGTCGTCGGCGTTCCCGTGGTCGGCGGTGAGAACGACGTGCGCATCGGCCTCTCTGAGCGCTGGCACGAGTCGCCCGAGTTGCTCGTCGACGGCCTCTACTGCATCGACTGCGGCCTCGTAGTCGCCCGTGTGCCCGACCATGTCCGGGTTCGCGTAGTTCAACACGAGCACGTCCGGGTCCTCGTCGGCGAGCGCGTCGAGCGTGACGTCGGTCACCTCGCGCGCGCTCATCTCGGGTTGCTGGTCGTAGGTCGGCACGTCCGGGGAGTCGACGATGCGCCGCATCTCGCCGTCGAACTCCACCTCGCGCCCGCCGTTCAGGAAGTACGTGACGTGAGGGTACTTCTCGGACTCCGCGACCCGCAGTTGTGTACGTCCGGCCTCCGAGACGACCTCACCGAGCGTGTCCGTTGGCTCCTTCGCCGGGAACGCCACCGGGAGGTCGAACGTCTCGTCGTACTCCGTCATCGTGACGACCGGCACGTCCGGCGGGTCGGTGTCGAAGCCCCAGTCGTCCGGTCGGATGTCCGCGAGCATCCGCACGAGCTGGCGCGCGCGGTCGGCGCGGAAGTTGAAGAACACGACCGCGTCGCCCTCGCTCAGTCGGTCGCCGCCCCTGACGATGGTCGGTTCGACGAACTCGTCCGTGTCCCCTCGCTCGTAGGACTCCCGGACGGCGTCGACCGCCGTTTCCGCGCGGTGCATCCCGTTCCGCTCGACGATGGCGTCGAAGGCTTTCCTGGTACGGTCCCAGTTCTGGTCGCGGTCCATCGCGTAGTACCGGCCGGAGACCGTGGCGACGTCCCCGGTGTCGTACTCGGAGACGACCTCCTGGAGCGAGTAGAGATAGTTCTCGGCGCTCTGCGGGGCGGTGTCTCGTCCGTCCGTGAACGCGTGCGTGGTCGCTTCGAGGTCGCGGCTCGCGGCGCACTCGAGGAGCGCGTGCAGGTGTTCGTGGTCCGAGTGCACCCCGCCATCGCTCACGAGTCCCATGAAGTGGACGCGCCCACCCGTCACTTCGACGTGATCGAGCGCACCCGAGATGGCGTCGTTCTGGCAGAGTTCGCCGTCCGCGACAGCGTCTTCGATGCGCGCGTACTCCTGGCGCACCACGCGCCCCGCGCCGATGGTGAGGTGCCCGACCTCGCTGTTCCCCATCTGCCCGCGCGGGAGGCCGACGTCCCGCCCGGACGTGGTGAGCGTGCCGAACGCGCCGCTTTCGGCGTAGTCGTCGAAGTTCGGCGTATCGGCCGCGCGGACGGCGTCCAGTCTGTCGTGGTCTCCGAGCCCCCAGCCGTCCAGCACGACGAGCGCGGTCTGCATGGTCGAAACTGGGGCACCTTACTCCATGTAGGTGTCGCTGGCCGGCGGCGGACTGCGTCGAGAACCCCTGGTCTGGGTTTCGACCGCGGGCACACGGTCCACGCACCGACCTCCGACTCGCGAAGCACCCTCTGCCCGCGGCGTCTGACGCAAGAACTATGCGGGCGGCGGGCCACCTCCTCCCCAATGGGCTTCATGGACAAGATTCTCGGTGGGAGCGGTAGTTCCACCGAGGACTACGTCGAACTCGACATCGAGGACTTCGACACGGACGCGGCGGAGGCCGGCGTGCAACTCCACATCGCGGAGATCGACGGACAGGAGGACGTCATCGCTATCAAGGACGCGGTGTACGACGGCGACCTCGTCATCGCGGACATCACGCGCCTCCGCACGGAGGACAGCACCGTCGAACACGTCGTCGACGAACTCCGACAGGTCGCCCGGGAAGTCGGCGGCGACATCGTCCAGAAGGGCGACGACCAGATCATCGTCACGCCGAGCGGCATCGGCATCAGCCGCTCGAAGCTGAACCACCGGTAACCACACTCTCTTCGCCTTCTACGAGTCACAGGCTGGCGGACAGCCCTTGCTCTCGGCAACTGTAATCACCCTCTCTGATAACGACGTGAACGGCCCAGTCGAAAAGTGCGCTACGAGACGTTGTCGGGTTTCTCCGCGTCGTCCTCGACGGAGCGCTTCATCGAGTCGCGGCGGGACTTCGCGTCGCGGCCCGTGGCCTCGAGCAGGAACTCGTTTTTCGCGTTGACGGCGTCCGCAGCGGCCTCGGCGTTCCCTTCCGCGATGACGTCCTCGGCGTCTCGCTCCTCGAAGTCGACGGCGAGTTTGTCCTTCTTTCCGGAGTAAGTCACTGCGCCCGCGACGATGCGATCGAACACGGGGTTGTCGGGGTCCTCGACGACGTGGAGGTCGCTTCCCTTGTACTCCTCGGTGGCCGTCGGGCTACCGAAGTAGTCCTCGATTTCGGCCTCGAGGTCGGGCATGCGGTCTTCGAGGTACTCCCCGCGGCGCATCTTGTACTCCTTCATGGACTCGAAAAGCACAGCGATTGGTTTACCTGTTTCGTCAGCGGGCGCCCCCGGAAGCCGCCACGGCTCACTGCCAGTCCGGAATCACCACGTCCGAAATTGCCACGTTCCACCGACAGCACGGCCGCCGCCGGCCGTCACTAGTCCTCGGCGAGGTAGCCCTTCCGGCAGTCCGGGCAGATGTCGCCCGCGCGCAGACTCGACCCGGCGGCGCGGCGCTCGAACCCGCACTCCGGACAGTACAGCGCGAAGTCGAGGTCGTCCTCGCTCTCGGACTGCTCGATGGGGCCGGCGCTCGTGAACCCCGTGTCGGCCTCCACGAACTGCTCGCTCTCGTCGCCGAACTGGAACGACGTGTCGTCGGTCGTCGCGTCGACGCCGGCGTCCTCGCCGTCGTGGTCCGGCCACTCGCCTCGCGGGCGGTCGTCAGAACGCTCGGCGGCGACGGCCTGCGCGCCGCCGGACTGTCCCGCGGACGCGGCGTCGCTGGCTCCGGTGTCGGTAGACGTGTTGTCGCCGCCGGTCTGTGGCCCGTCGACGAACTCGACGTCTTCGCCGTCCGGGTCGGGCGCCGGGTCGTGGTCGGCGTCCGGGTCGACGTCCGCCTGCTCGTCCCACTGCTCGCTGCCCGCAGTGTCTTCGTCGGCGGAATCGTCGATGATGACGGCGTCGTCCTCGCCCGCGTCCGTCGCGGTGTCGGCGCCGGCCGCGGTCGCGTCTGCGTCGGCCGCCGACGCACCGCCGGCGGTGCCCGACGAGTCCGTCTGCATGTCGGCTTCCGCTCGCTCGATGGCGTCGGACGCGGACGTGAACGCGCCAGACGTTGCGTCGGCGGTCTCACCGCCGGACGGCGAGGCGCCGGCTCTCCCGGACGCCGAACCGCCGGCCGTACTCTCGGCCCCCGTCGACGCGCCGGACGCCCCTGCGTCCGACGACGTCGCCGAATCGGTCGGTTCGATGGACCGAACTTCCGTGTTCTCCGTCGTGACGTTCTCCGCTCCACAGCGCGAACACTCCTGAAGTTCGCGCTCGGTCACGACCACCTCGTTCCCGCGCTCTTCCCGGCCCCGCTCGACGAAGGGCTCTCCGTAGTCGTGTCCGAGCAGGGAGCACCTGAGACCCATTGGCAGGGTCGTTCCGGGGCCAACGGCAAAAGGGTACCGTTCGGGGATACCGATAAGACGCAGGGGCGTCTCGGTTCGAGTATGCACGCGAAGCGCGAGTATCGGGACCGTGACGACACCGAAGTGGCGGTGCTCGACGCGCTCGTCGACCGCTCTGAAGAGGGGATGACGGTCTTCGAGTTGCGCTCCCAGGTCGACGCCGACATCGACACGCTGGAGGACGCCCTGAGTTCGCTGAAGGACGAGAACCTCATCGACGCCGAGGAGAACGGCGACCGTACCGTCTTCATCGCCGACGACCGCGTCGTCCCCGAGGGAGATAACGACTCCGTCGAGGAGTCGTCCTGGCTCGACGCCATCCGCCGGAAACTCGGTTTCTGAACGACCGTCCTCGCGCCGTCCCGCTCCGCGGAGCGGTGGGTTTACCCGCCGTCCGTGCGGACGTTCGACCGATGACCGTCGTCAGAGAGCGCCACGAGGACCACGGCGCCGCGTTCCGCGACGTCGCGGGGCGCGCGTTCCCCGAGCAGTACGGTCGCCCGGAGCGCGCCCACCGCGCGGTGCGCAACGTCGTCGGCGTCACCGAGCACGCGTTCGACGTGCTCGTCGTGGCCGGCGAGGACCGCCGCGAGTTCGTGGACGACACCGTGACGAACCGCGTGCCCGACGCCGACGGCGAGGGCGTGTACGCGCTCCTCCTCGACTCCCAGGGCCGCGTCCGCCTGGACTGTTACGTGTTCGCGACGAGCGACACGCTCCTCCTGTTCCTGCCGGCGGGCACCGGTGAGGACCTCGCCGACGAGTGGAGCGAGCGGACGTTCGTCCAGGACGTCGAGATCGAGTACGCGACCGACGACTTCGGTGTGTTCGGCGTCCACGGCCCGAACGCCACCGAGAAGATAGCGAGCGTGCTCCACAACGCCAGTCCGAGCGAGGACCCGTTGACGTTCGTGCGCGGCGAGATGGAGGCCGGCGTCACCGTCATCCGGGACGACAACCTCGCGGGCGAAGAGGGCTACCTCGTCGTCTGCGCCGCCGAGGACGCCGACCCCGTGTTCGAGACGCTGCTGGTCCGCGGCCTGAACGCCGCGCCGTTCGGCCGGCAGACCTGGGAGACGCTCACCCTCGAAGCGGGGACGCCGCTGTACGAGACGGAACTGGAGGGACAGATTCCGAACGTGCTCGGCCTGCGGAACGCCGTCGACTTCGAGAAGGGGTGTTTCGTCGGCCAGGAGGTCGTCTCGAAGGTCGAGAACAGAGGGCAGCCGAGTTCCCGACTCGTCGGCCTCGCGCCCGACGCGCTCCCGGAAGCGGGGGCGACCGTGAGCGACGCCGGCAAACCCATCGGTGAGGTGACGCGCGCCGCGGTCAGCCCCGTGCTCGACGAACCGGTCGCGCTCGCCACCGTGGAGTGGGAGGCGGGCGACTCGCTGGCAGTCGAGACCGCCAACGGCTTCGTCGACGCGCCCGTCGCGGACCTGCCGTTCGTCGAGGGCAGCGAGCAATCCGCGCGCTTGCCGAAGTACTGACCGTCAGCGGTTCTTCTCGGCGCTCGATAGGCCGGGCAGCATCGCCTTCATCTGCGCGAGCGAGAACACGCTCGTCGGTTCGTCCATGTGGACGCCGATCTCCCCGGAGAACAGCCGCATGCCGGCGCGCTGGACGACCTCGGGGAACGAGTAGCCGCGACGCACCAGGTGGCCGAGTCTGATCTCCCGCGCCAGTTCGTCGCGCCACGCCGACTCGTAGGCCGCGAGCGTACCGGGGTCGTCGGGGTCGATTACGCGCGCCGCACAATCCGCCGCCGTCATCCCGTAGCGGATGCCACCGCCCGTGAACGGCTTGGTCTGCCCGGCGGCGTCGCCGAGCAGGAACCCGCGACGGCCGGTCACGCTGTCCGGCGGACCGATGGGAATCAGCCCCGAGCAGCGGTGCTCGACCTCGACGCCGTAGTCCTCGACGAGGTCGTCGAACATCGCGGTCACGTCCTCGCCGGGCGCGGCGGCGAGACCGTACTCCACGCCCGCGTCGCCGCGCGGGATGCGCCACGCGAAGAACTCCGGGACGGTGAGGTGGACGTCCACGAAGTTCTGGTGGTCGGGGTCCGGGTCGAACGCGAGCGCGCCGTGCAGGAACTCCTCTGGTTCCGGCAGGCCGAGCGCGTCACGAACCCGCGAGCGCGGGCCGTCCGCGCCGGCGACCAGTTTCGCGTCCACTTCAACTGTCTCCTCGGGGCCGCGAACCGTCAACTCGACGCGGTCGGCGTGCTCCTCGACGCTCGTCACGGTGTGTTGCTCACGGACGTCGGCCCCCGCGTCGCGGGCGGCGTCTGCCAGCGTCTTGTCCAGTTGCACGCGGTCGATGGCGTTCGAAATCGGCTCGGATTTGTAGAACGGATACGACTCGGAGTCCGCGCCGCCGAGGTGGAAGCGCGCGCCGTGGATGGCGTTCTGGAACAACTCGTCGTGGTACTCCTCGGGGACGAACTCCCAGACGTCGAGGCTGACGTGTCCGGAGCACGCCAGTGGTTTGCCGAGTTCACCCGACTCGAAGGCAACCACGTCGTGGCCGCGTTCCGCGGCCCGCCGCGCGAACCGCGCGCCCGCTGGACCGACGCCGACGACCGCGAAGTCGTACATCACGTCGCCGTAGCCCGGGGACGAGCAAATGTCTTCCCCTCGGAAGAGTTGCGCCAACCTGTTCGCGGTCGGGGCAGTAACTCGAGAAAACAGGTCAAATCGACGTTAGTTTAAATAGACCATACAATACAATTAATATGGTGGGGTTGGCATGAGGTGTCATGGTAGAGAGTGACGGTGATGCCATCGACGAGTCGAGACGCACGTTCATGCAGGCGACCGGCGGCCTGGCGTCGGTAACGGCGCTCTCCGCGTACATCAGTTCCGGCGTCACGACCGCACAGAGCGCCGACCCGAGCGCCGACGTCGAACGGCGCGTCGGGGAGATGACCCTCGACGAGAAGATCGGACAGATGACCCAGGTCGCCGCCTACGAACTCGGCGAGAACCCCCGGGAGTTTTTCGAGGAGTACCTCCCTGGGTCGCTCATCTACGCGAAATCGAAGGATGCCGTGACGCAGGCGAAGGCCACGAACGACCTCCAGGAGGCGAT encodes:
- the hmgA gene encoding hydroxymethylglutaryl-CoA reductase (NADPH) yields the protein MTDASGLADRVQSGDLRLYELEDHADADTAAAARRELLARETGVDLDAIGSFAFDAEQASETAVENLAGGAQLPMGVAGPLAVNGGAADDEYYLPLATTEGALVASVNRGCSAITTAGGANARVTKTGMTRAPVFRVEDVREGADVAEWVEENVDALREAAESTTSHGKLTGVTPYVVGDNVFLRFSYDTKDAMGMNMATIATGAAADVVEAETPAELVALSGNLCADKKPAAINAVEGRGRTVTADVHIPADVVEERFGTTPEAIEEANTRKNLIGSAKAGSLGFNAHAANVVAAVFLATGQDAAQVVEGANCITTVEARENELYASVNLASLEVGTVGGGTKLPTQREALDVLGVRGGGDPAGSNADALAEVIAAGALAGELSLLAALASRHLSSAHEDLGR
- the gpmI gene encoding 2,3-bisphosphoglycerate-independent phosphoglycerate mutase gives rise to the protein MQTALVVLDGWGLGDHDRLDAVRAADTPNFDDYAESGAFGTLTTSGRDVGLPRGQMGNSEVGHLTIGAGRVVRQEYARIEDAVADGELCQNDAISGALDHVEVTGGRVHFMGLVSDGGVHSDHEHLHALLECAASRDLEATTHAFTDGRDTAPQSAENYLYSLQEVVSEYDTGDVATVSGRYYAMDRDQNWDRTRKAFDAIVERNGMHRAETAVDAVRESYERGDTDEFVEPTIVRGGDRLSEGDAVVFFNFRADRARQLVRMLADIRPDDWGFDTDPPDVPVVTMTEYDETFDLPVAFPAKEPTDTLGEVVSEAGRTQLRVAESEKYPHVTYFLNGGREVEFDGEMRRIVDSPDVPTYDQQPEMSAREVTDVTLDALADEDPDVLVLNYANPDMVGHTGDYEAAVDAVEAVDEQLGRLVPALREADAHVVLTADHGNADDMGTEAEPHTAHTFNPVPFVHVAPSEGNRDDDGGFTVREDGALRDVAPTLLSLLDVEQPDVMTGESLLE
- a CDS encoding aminomethyltransferase family protein, whose protein sequence is MTVVRERHEDHGAAFRDVAGRAFPEQYGRPERAHRAVRNVVGVTEHAFDVLVVAGEDRREFVDDTVTNRVPDADGEGVYALLLDSQGRVRLDCYVFATSDTLLLFLPAGTGEDLADEWSERTFVQDVEIEYATDDFGVFGVHGPNATEKIASVLHNASPSEDPLTFVRGEMEAGVTVIRDDNLAGEEGYLVVCAAEDADPVFETLLVRGLNAAPFGRQTWETLTLEAGTPLYETELEGQIPNVLGLRNAVDFEKGCFVGQEVVSKVENRGQPSSRLVGLAPDALPEAGATVSDAGKPIGEVTRAAVSPVLDEPVALATVEWEAGDSLAVETANGFVDAPVADLPFVEGSEQSARLPKY
- a CDS encoding geranylgeranyl reductase family protein; amino-acid sequence: MYDFAVVGVGPAGARFARRAAERGHDVVAFESGELGKPLACSGHVSLDVWEFVPEEYHDELFQNAIHGARFHLGGADSESYPFYKSEPISNAIDRVQLDKTLADAARDAGADVREQHTVTSVEEHADRVELTVRGPEETVEVDAKLVAGADGPRSRVRDALGLPEPEEFLHGALAFDPDPDHQNFVDVHLTVPEFFAWRIPRGDAGVEYGLAAAPGEDVTAMFDDLVEDYGVEVEHRCSGLIPIGPPDSVTGRRGFLLGDAAGQTKPFTGGGIRYGMTAADCAARVIDPDDPGTLAAYESAWRDELAREIRLGHLVRRGYSFPEVVQRAGMRLFSGEIGVHMDEPTSVFSLAQMKAMLPGLSSAEKNR
- a CDS encoding DUF5611 family protein; the encoded protein is MKEYKMRRGEYLEDRMPDLEAEIEDYFGSPTATEEYKGSDLHVVEDPDNPVFDRIVAGAVTYSGKKDKLAVDFEERDAEDVIAEGNAEAAADAVNAKNEFLLEATGRDAKSRRDSMKRSVEDDAEKPDNVS
- a CDS encoding DUF6432 family protein, encoding MHAKREYRDRDDTEVAVLDALVDRSEEGMTVFELRSQVDADIDTLEDALSSLKDENLIDAEENGDRTVFIADDRVVPEGDNDSVEESSWLDAIRRKLGF
- a CDS encoding amidohydrolase, which produces MTAAADLILRNGEVHTLADPDETHEAVAVRDGRVVRLASDYEIEFLEGVETEVVDLDGRVLLPGFVDAHTHMETVGQYGVHADLRGASGPEEVVERLQVRADELAEGSENDAGGWVLGFGYDESTWNASEGTDAADLTAGDLDRVSEDRPVAAIREDMHTATVNSAVISEYGDDMPDGDVMGGGRIVEDAVEVVYDATDPDSTETKDLLRAAQREANSLGVTCVHDMVRQSHSPRAFRELDESGELSVRVRLNYWTDHLDAVLETGLATNHGSEMVEVGGIKSFTDGSFGGRTAKLSESYADDPDETGKWVVDPEELESVVERVDDAGLQMTVHAIGDEAVDAVLDAYEACAGESGDGSVRDRRHRIEHAELASDDAIERMADLGVVASMQPNFLKWAGEDGLYEDRLGTERRKASNRFAAYREAGVPLAFGSDCMPLDPLLGVHHAVNAPADSQRLGVTDALRAYTSGGAYAGFAADEMGTLREGVLADFVVLADSPWEHPESIRDVNVDATVVGGDVVYRQDA
- a CDS encoding DUF5817 domain-containing protein, which codes for MYAVVGCSDCSALWVVSGRPDTSGCPRCEKRHQFSKLRKFVTTEDEDHAREVRASMLANRAGHGDAFAEVEDFTTLEDFVEDTGMTDDEFMAQSGVDTDEVAAAGERAEQSTRSLGKRAAVETALRELDQPTEDEVKAFAAEHGVEGEYVERALSKFERAGEVSKSGGRYRRL
- a CDS encoding MSCRAMM family adhesin SdrC; protein product: MGLRCSLLGHDYGEPFVERGREERGNEVVVTERELQECSRCGAENVTTENTEVRSIEPTDSATSSDAGASGASTGAESTAGGSASGRAGASPSGGETADATSGAFTSASDAIERAEADMQTDSSGTAGGASAADADATAAGADTATDAGEDDAVIIDDSADEDTAGSEQWDEQADVDPDADHDPAPDPDGEDVEFVDGPQTGGDNTSTDTGASDAASAGQSGGAQAVAAERSDDRPRGEWPDHDGEDAGVDATTDDTSFQFGDESEQFVEADTGFTSAGPIEQSESEDDLDFALYCPECGFERRAAGSSLRAGDICPDCRKGYLAED
- a CDS encoding cell division protein SepF; its protein translation is MGFMDKILGGSGSSTEDYVELDIEDFDTDAAEAGVQLHIAEIDGQEDVIAIKDAVYDGDLVIADITRLRTEDSTVEHVVDELRQVAREVGGDIVQKGDDQIIVTPSGIGISRSKLNHR